In Pseudomonas saudiphocaensis, one DNA window encodes the following:
- a CDS encoding flavodoxin, with product MRVAILSGTVYGTAEDVARHAASRLQAAGFEAWHDPRAQLAQVVEFSPQALLVVTATTGMGELPDNFIPLYSAIRDEFPAWAGLPGGIIALGDASYGATFCGGGELVRELFAELGVNEVVDMLRLDASETVTPESDAEPWLDSFVAALRS from the coding sequence ATGAGAGTGGCCATTCTTTCCGGTACGGTCTACGGCACAGCTGAAGATGTCGCCAGGCATGCAGCTAGTAGACTGCAGGCGGCTGGCTTCGAAGCTTGGCATGACCCGCGTGCGCAGTTGGCGCAGGTTGTTGAGTTCTCCCCGCAAGCGCTGTTGGTAGTGACGGCGACTACGGGTATGGGCGAGCTGCCGGACAACTTCATCCCGCTGTACTCGGCGATTCGGGATGAGTTTCCTGCCTGGGCAGGCTTGCCGGGAGGAATCATTGCCTTGGGCGATGCCAGTTATGGCGCAACGTTTTGTGGCGGGGGAGAGCTGGTTCGCGAGCTTTTTGCCGAGCTGGGCGTTAACGAGGTAGTAGACATGCTGCGCCTCGATGCAAGCGAGACTGTAACTCCTGAAAGCGACGCCGAGCCATGGCTGGACAGCTTCGTAGCGGCCCTGCGTAGCTGA
- a CDS encoding ACP phosphodiesterase, translating to MNYLAHLHLGGSQPGDMLGSLYGDFVKGPLNGQWEPDIEAGIRLHRQIDAFTDSHPLVLQAKQRFPRERRRYAGILIDLFFDHCLAVHWHSYADEPLNIFTARVYQALREEELRLPGKLALIAPRMAAQDWLGSYRNFSVMEQVITAMSRRLSRPEGLVGGAVELERLYQPLQQDFHDFYPQLQIFAKQNSTAPPER from the coding sequence ATGAACTATCTCGCACATCTTCACCTGGGCGGCTCCCAGCCCGGCGACATGCTTGGCAGCCTCTATGGTGACTTCGTCAAAGGTCCGCTGAATGGCCAGTGGGAGCCAGATATCGAAGCTGGCATTCGTTTACATCGCCAGATCGACGCCTTTACCGACAGTCATCCGCTGGTATTGCAGGCCAAACAGCGTTTTCCCCGTGAGCGCCGTCGCTATGCAGGAATTCTGATCGACCTGTTCTTTGACCATTGCCTGGCGGTGCATTGGCATAGCTATGCCGACGAACCTCTGAACATCTTCACTGCGCGTGTTTATCAAGCACTGCGTGAAGAAGAGCTTAGACTTCCAGGCAAGCTTGCATTGATCGCACCACGCATGGCAGCTCAAGACTGGCTTGGCAGCTACCGAAACTTCTCGGTGATGGAGCAGGTTATAACAGCTATGAGTCGCAGACTCTCACGCCCCGAGGGCCTTGTTGGTGGGGCCGTCGAACTGGAGCGGTTGTATCAACCTCTCCAGCAAGATTTCCACGACTTCTATCCGCAGCTGCAGATCTTTGCCAAACAGAACAGCACCGCTCCCCCTGAGCGATAA